The Plasmodium coatneyi strain Hackeri chromosome 11, complete sequence DNA segment TTCGCGTGTTCGGTTGTTCCGATTGGGGTAACACTGAGGAGGGGAATAAATGGAACAGTCATCTTGGGGAGGATTCAGATTCCCCCACTGTGGAGTTCACTCCGCGTGGGAGAAGCCCCTCCCCGTATCACGCCCATTACTGCACGGACGACGATTGGAACGACGAACAGGAGCAGAACCAATACGAAGTGGACATAGAGCTGTTCATCGAAAAGTTGCTTCTCCTGTTGTCCTCCTGTAGTTACAACGTAGTTATACAATCTATCTCATCTTTGTACCACCTGACAAAATTCACCTTCAAGGAAAATATGGTCCAAGCCATTATATCGTGTATTATGAGAAGTTCCGTCGAAGGGAATGATCACATGTATGCTCTTTTCATAAAAAGCGTGCAGCCTATTATAATCTCCTTAAGAAGAGACTTCGCTGCTTACCTCTCCTTCTTCTACGTCAGCTCCATAGACAGTAccgtcaaaaaaaaaataaaaatagacaTGCTTTACCTACTAAGTAATGAGGAGAACAGGCCAACCATTCTGGAGGAGCTGCTGCATGCTCTCTTTCAACCAGGAAACGATGACCTCATCGTGAAGAAGCTTTTCAGACACATCACTGCAGTGGCTGTGGTGGATTCGTCTTGTCTTTCCACAGTCATGCAACACTTCATTGCCCTCCTAAATTCGAATCTGCAATTGTATTCCTATGAGGCCATCCTCTCGTTAAGACAGTTACTGAGGCAGAGTGACGCAGAACATATCAgccaaattatttttttcttaacccgcattttttttaccattgaATCGATGGAAGTTCAGGCGTCCGTGTTGTGGACGTTGGCCAAGTATCAGAACTTCACGGACCATTTGTTGCTTTTCGATTTTGCACGCATGTTGGTGAAACGGTTCGATAACATGGAGGGGGCGCTGAAGGTCCAGGTGCTCCATTTCGTGCTCAAGGTGTGGGCCTACCAGTATGCCAGTTGCTTCCTTCACGGGGGTGACACCACGGTAGGTGATGAACACATCTTGGAAAGATCCGCCGCAACGACGAGCATCTACCAAGAGCAGCACAGCAATGTTGCAGACGGAACGAACAACCAGGTGGTGCACCACTTGGAGGAGTTTGCCAAGTATGAGCGTCTATGCAGGTTGGCCCTTCTCCAGGGGTCACGTCCTCAGGAACGTTTTGACATCCAGGAGATGAGTAAATTCTACACCAACGTCATGCTGAGGATAAAGGAATTAGCAAACAAAGGTGATCTGAATTGGACCTTTTGGCAGAGGGACCTCTACAAAGAACCAGTCAGTGAATACACCCTGCCTCTGTGTTACTTGAAGCACGTTCTGCTCACCACCGGCAATGGAGATCCTTCTAATGTGCTGCGTCTCAGTAAGGAGGAAATGCAGCATGTGAGCAACTCTCCCTTTGGGACGCCTCAGGGGGAAGAGGACGATGGTGAAGGAGACTACCACTTCGACTTGCATCACAACTGCCCCGATGGGGAGGCCCCAATTGACCTGAAGGATCCAGTTGTCCTGCAGCTGAATACCATCTCCAGCATCCTCAATAGAAGACTCCCCTCCTACGTGGATTTACCCGACTTTGCGGAAGAAGATTTACCCAAAAGTGCACACAtaacaaaggggggaaaaacaaacccCCCCGTGACAAGCATCTCTTCGAGGGATGTACAGATCAGCTACAGTCCCCACTTGAGCAGTGatcaaattttttccaacgtGGACGATTTTTACAGGGAGGAGGAGGTCAATCTGATCAACGGGAAGATGGGCTGCACACAAAACACGCTGCGGAATGCACACAAACCGATGCTGCAACGAACGAACGGACTGCTAACCAACAGGGGGACCAAAATTCAGGGCGAGGACGACGAGTCGGATGATGAGCAGAATGACGTCCCCCCCGAAGTACGTCATAATAGTGCGGATACATACCCAGGGGAGTGCATCTCCGCCaccaatttttccaaaatagACGAACAGCAAATAAATGACATAGAAAAGTTCTTCTTCAGTGATGAGGAAGATTTTGAGCGGGCCGAATGAAAAGTTAAAACAACTCCGCGAGCACACACAGGGTGATGCGCTTACCTGTGAGGGTCTGTTTTGATGGACACGCATTCCCTTTcatatgaacaggtcaggtgggaaaaaaaatcattttggctagtttGTTCGCGTTTGCAATTTTATcgcctgacctgttcatatttttttttttattcacacatgtgcatacggGTGAGGGTGAAATGACCCCCGCTGAACATTACGAATGAGTTCATGTGGAAGATTTACTTTTTTGCATCACCATGCGggttgtgtgtgtatgcgtgttttttttttttttcgcgtggatgacgtaaaataaaaatgatatgGGCCGATGAACGAGCAACTGCAATTGCGAATGCATCGTTcggaggggggggaggatGGAACCCTCTCGTTGGTTCACCGCCGATGTGTGGAGCCCTTTCTCACAAGTGAAGGCATCCAAAGGGAAGCACCCACGTGGAGAGTGACGTTCATCCCCCCCTTGTTCACATTgctacttgaaaaaaaacatatacacaataaaaaaataccaaaaaagatatgtatttattttaataagcAAAACGGGCGCTTCCTACGTCAGGCGTGCGGGCTCACATGTCTGCCCTGTGCGCGTATGTTCTTATGTGACCATGAAAGGGATGTCTCCAAGAATAGTGGTGCACCCCCCCCAACACATACTTCAATACTTCACAGTTGCAACCCCACGGCGCGGGCCCCTTCAGCTAATGCCTCCACCTTCCCTGCATACTTGAATTTCCCCCTATCAAATCGTACCTTAAAAATGCCTTTATTTAATGCCTTCCTGCCGATGTCTTTTCCAATTTCCCACCCGGATTTAATAGTCCTCCCATTATTCACAACTCTGTTGGTTGACTTATTTCTGTAAGTGCCTAACACACCAGATAAGTTTGGATCCCTCGAACAAGAAAAACAGAGTATATGTCTCCTGTAGTCGTCCACCACTGTGGCATATATATGATTGTTGGTGTTTTTAATTCGTAACCTTGGTACTCGCTTGCCTTCAAGAATTTCCTTGTCGACGTCTACATTGGGGTTGTCTGACACGTCTCTCTTTTCCACCTTCTCCGTCGTCGCTGCATGCTCGCGGATCAGCCTTTCCAGAGCGATCTtaggggtgtaaaaaaaatgaaaaatgaaatataaaaaataaaaagtaaaggaGTTAAGCGGAAAGGTCACACCCTCGTTTGTGTGCCAAGTTGGAAGACTCCGCTTGGTGAATTAGTGGACACATCGGTGGAATGCTGCACACACGTGGGGAAATGTTCCTCCTCcgtttatttattattatttttttttgattacatttttttttttcttctttttttccttcaatttcttAACCTTCCCCTGGGGGAGTTTTTCAGGGGCGGCTTTCTTCCTGTTGGGTGAAGAGAACAACGAGAATGGATTCCTTGGGAAGACCGCCCTGTTCGTTGCAAAGCTGTGCAGTACGTCGAGGTAAAGTAAAAGGAGGGGGACAACGAAGGCGGGAGCGTTCATAGTAAACGCGCCATTTAACTGTGGTTATTCGATTAAACGGTTAAGCGGTGAAACGGCGAAGGGGCTAAATGGCGCAATacgaaggagagaaaaaaaatcctttttacaaaataacACTCGGCCCATGGCAACACCGTGTGGTCCCCTTTTTCGACCAGTGGTAAATTTGTTCGGATGAAAATGATCAGTTTGTTTTGGTAGGCGGGTAAATGAATTCGCGTATCCCTCTGCCGGGGTAAGCACATAGCGGAACAATTACGTGGGTGCACAATTACGTAGGCGAAGAAATACGTTTGCCCTCTGCTAGGAACCTACCCCCTTCATCCAAAAATGAATCACACGAAGGGGTGTTCACTTGGGAGGTCCCAACTTTCTGCTCGCCTCTTCAATTCGGGGTTAACCTGCTCATGTGGCGGCACATACCAAGTCGATTTGTGCACATATCCCCTAGTAGGAACTGCGCCTCAGAGGGCACGCTGCGGCATTGTTCGGTCGGGGCAGTGAGAAGGGGAGCAGCCAAAGAAGAAGCATATCTGTATGAACACGCACGTAGATTTATCCAAGccgtttaaaaaaaggaaaaataaagggagggaaggatggaaggaagaacatttcCACCTTAACACCCCTGTGACGAAAGGATTTCTAGTTAACTTCCCTCCCCCGATCGATACGCACGCCATGAAAAATGCCAACAGGATGATAAATCCGAAAAGGGGAGGTTGCCGCTAAATATTAAGCAGAGTcattttggcatttttttttttttttttttttaaatgtgtgcaGTGTGGCCAATGTTCTGGTGCAGATATTAGCGGTGGGGTCACGAGGAGAATGTTTCCGATGGTGTGCATAAATTGAGTTGGCCCTTAACTTATTCCTTACCCACCTTGCTATGCGTTTTACCTGTCTACATAGGAATGATGGCATACAAAGAGGCACCATCCCGTTGGGGCAAATTTGTTCCCCCCCCACCGTGATGATGCCTCTTTGTAATGCCAAACTAACCACTGCGGGGTGTTGATCCATGGGTGCACATTTTCTACTGGTGTATTAACTGATTTGTTTTAACTGGTGTCCCCCCGGAGAAGTGCCAAACGGGTTGTTTATTCTCCCGTTAAGGCATCCATttcttaaaggaaaaaaaaaaaatgctgttCGTAAGCGGCAGAGCGTATGCGTGGCCCACGTGGAGTCAACAAACAGGTGCACCCTCTATgcatacttaaaaaaaaaaaaaaaaaaaaaaaattaatcataCGATGTTTATATATTGCATGCACGTACCTGGTACAGTTGTACCTCTGGTgcagcaaagaaaaaacaaaatgagggTGAATGTGTTTCTCTTCCCGGTTAGCACTCCGGTGCTCCGGTCCCGCAAAGCCATTGCAACCAAGCATAACGACAACCTGTGCCATGTGCATTAGACAATTCTGTCCTGTTGGTCTACCGTTGGAGGAATGGTCCCCTCAAAATGTAATAACAGCTGAGGAGGTAGACACATGAAAGGAAAGgtcctttcattcttttttttttctttttttctacttgcCCTCCACTTGGCAACAGCACGCCTACCTTTTGCAACTTTAAGCTTTAGTATTTTGTCTTTGGTTGTGTGTGCGTGCGGTTACATGTGAAGTGCTTCTGTGAGGACGCAGAAGTGGGTGATCGGCCGACTTGgggttccttcccttcagtggATTCCCCACTAGGACGCACTTCCTACACACTGCCatgcaaaatggaacacCCTGAGGTGAAGGGACCCACGCGGATCCTGGTCAATGACAAGGATGTTAGCAACGAGGGGGGCCTACCCAAAGCTAGGAAGTGGTTGAAGGAGCtagtaaaaaatgtgttcctaCAGGAGGACACGGAAGATGCCTTTCCATTCAACAACAAGGCTCTTCGGAACACTTTCTGGACCTCCCAACTGGTGAGTGGTGAGGTGGTAAAGTTGTGATGTGGTCAGTGTCCTTTCTGTTGTGTCACGTGTTTACTTTTTTGCAAACTTGAAGCACACGCACAGTTGCGCTGACATGAATGCTAACGTGAATGCTAACGTGAATGATAACGTGAATGATCACGTGGGCACCCCCCATTCTTCACCCCCCGCAGATGTGCACCAGGATAATTCTCCTGTCttgcttcttctccttcgttGTGGCGTGGCAGCAGGTGAGTACCCATAAGAGCAACGCTACAAAAGTACCCTCTCATGGGTGAAGATTTCTCCAGATTGACCCATTTGATCGCTTTGACCCGTTTAATCACTTTCACCCCCCTTAGAATATCCCCCTGATCGGGGAGGACGGGCTGACCCCCGCAAAGGAGCACGTGAACAAGATGATGAAGGACCTGCACGACGAAGGCATCTGGGAAAAGTTTCGGACCTTCCACTCGCTTTTCTGGTTCCTTCCGGCAAGCGATTTGGTCCTCACGGTGTTGCCGATAGTAGGTGGGTTGGAGGGAAGGGTGCTATTACCGGAGGTGTATTCGCTCC contains these protein-coding regions:
- a CDS encoding Ribosomal protein L18 — encoded protein: MNAPAFVVPLLLLYLDVLHSFATNRAVFPRNPFSLFSSPNRKKAAPEKLPQGKVKKLKEKKKKKKNIALERLIREHAATTEKVEKRDVSDNPNVDVDKEILEGKRVPRLRIKNTNNHIYATVVDDYRRHILCFSCSRDPNLSGVLGTYRNKSTNRVVNNGRTIKSGWEIGKDIGRKALNKGIFKVRFDRGKFKYAGKVEALAEGARAVGLQL